The following nucleotide sequence is from Silurus meridionalis isolate SWU-2019-XX chromosome 5, ASM1480568v1, whole genome shotgun sequence.
tttgttttgcttgtgtgtgtgtagagctgcTGCAGTAATGGCTGCCCGTTTGTCTTCTTTCTgcacctccctctctctctctctctctctctctgctggcAGGATTATTACAAATCGGGGATAATCCGCTGCCCCGATGGGATCTCTATTCCCGAGCTGAGGGAGGCATGTGACTACCTCTGCATCTCCTTTGATTACAGCACCATCAAGTGCAGAGATCTGAGTGAGTATTCAGTACcaatgtttcttcttcttcttcaaaaaagaaaaagacggAAAAGAGGGGCACTCATTAatgcagcgtgtgtgtgtgtgtgtgtgtgtgtgtgtgtgtgtgtgtgtgtgtgtgtgtgtgtgtgagatgaatcCTAAAGAGAACAGAAATAGGTCAGTAGTTTCTGGAGTGCTCTCGTCATGCGCCTCAGCAGGCACGGCGCCCATCGATCTGTTCATCATCTCGCTCTTAATTTACTCTGTTGTTCCTCTTAACGTATCAGGGATTCAGCATTCAGACGCCGATCCGTCCGAAATGTAGCTTTTCTAAGCAAAACCATCCAGTGGATGTGTTCCGGTTAAACGCAGTACGACTTTTTGCGTCGCGGATCACTTTAAAAAACATAGAAATAAACCCtgcaggttgttttatttagttatgagaaaaaaactaaaacatggATCGGATATAAGAGggaggaaaaataaatgaatccgTTCTTGGAACAGATGGAAAAGATATTTGTGTTCGGAAAGGAGTCAGGAAAATCTAAgattatgaaaataaagtcgTTATATTTAGAGAAAGAAGTCAAACTCAcgaaaatataacaaatatttttagatttaaGTCGGAATTACGAGAATGTAGCTGTAGCAATATGAGATTAAAGTGGTAATATTTCAGAGAAATCACAGGATTGCGAGAAACGTTTCGCCGTTTTGCATAAACCGGATGCGGATGATTTGGTTAAATCCTCCTTTAGGTTCGGATTTAGCAATAAGGAAATTCTTCGTCTTATAATCATAATATAATCAGTTAACGAACACCGCAGTGGTTCTGTCggaagaaaaaagaatctgACTTTGAGGAAATCGCCTCTGTTGTCTTGCTATAAATAATGCTATTTATAATGTatcatatttataatatcaATAATTGCAGTTCCTGAACCCCACAATTTCTTACAGGATTGAATTCATTCCTCTCCTGTTGATATACgatccacatttttttttttcctcgtatGAGACGAATACTAACCCAGGGTATCGGATCGTGAGCCTAAAATATGTCTGCGTCCTGAAATCCGACACTGAGACTCTAAATATTTCTGTTCATGAGAAGTTATGAATGGGGTCGTGATTAAAGCTCGCTTTGCCGATTAATCAACGTGGTTGGTTAGATAGTTggttgctggaactatcggctgtggccaaaaatccataccgatagtttttccgggttgcgtctgtTGCCGGAGCGGCTGAAATGGTCCACTGCCATTacaagagcagcctctagagggaATCGCTGACACCAcatgatgtttgtttttacacgtgagactgtgCACTGCACGGAGAGCgttatattcatttatagtaatttatgatttatactatatttattattacagttaatatattcatattaatttcatttagcacaatttcatgattttgtacttttttcgGTCAACTTCTAGTTGTGATGTCAAACTATTTACTTATCTGCCCTGAACCAATCACATCCAATATGCAAATTACTAAATTATTCGATGAGTTAACAGTGAAGGTTCTAAATGAGCTAattacactatacagacaaaagtttcgggacacctgactttcccagccatatgtggttcttcttcaaactgttaccacaaagtttgagaCACAATTTGCACGGGACGTAGTTGAACGCAGAAGCATGAGATTTTGCCTTCTTGTGAACTCTGaggctcaaacctgttccagcatgacaatacccctgtgcacaaagccaactccatcaggatctgctttatatgggttggaaggtgtggaagatttcctgctatatAGATCTTTAAACCctgttgaacatgatgaatgtgaaaactgactgcacaccaggtctCCTCTTCTCaccttgtggaacatcttccagagtGGAGATTATGGAATGTTCAGAAGCAAATAACAATTTTGTTATCAGGAGTCCACGATcgtttgtccgtatagtgtataACAAAAACGTGTTTCTATAAAGTGAGCAAATCTAAATTGTTGTGGTGTAGGAGGAATAACACACAATCGATGTTTCtgatgtttatttttccttcagGCGCCCTGATGCACGAGCTGTCGAACGACGGCGCACGGAGGCAGTTCGAGTCGTACCTGGAGGAGATGGTGCTGCCGCTGATGGTGGCCAGCGCTCAGAGCGGCGAGAGGGAGTGTCACGTGGTGGTGCTTACCGATGACGACGTGGTGGACTGGGACGAAGAGTATCCTCCTCAGATGGGCGAGGAATATTCCCAGAGTCAGTATCTTATTGCCTCATCTCATAGGGCGGGGGGGTCATGTGTGAAAGTCGCctcgtttttattttattctaacgATTATTCTGATTATATCattttctctctgtccctccatttttcattctgcagcgtcttccgTGTTGTATGGAAGCCCGTTACTTCCACGTAAAAAACTAAATCTTTgtgcaattccgactttatttcttgtaacCATGTCGTCAGCCTGAAGTTTGGAGCTGTTGCTGTATGAACGAGGTTCCTCTGCTTTATCCGTCTTTGTCTGtttcctccagagctgattgttcgACAGAATTGTCTCCAGGGATCGGCGGCTCAGTTCTAACCATGTGATTATATCGATTGTAGGTGACGCTGTccgattggctaaaaaaaaaatgttggaattgcgagagagaaaaaaaaatcgaaattagacaaacttttttttttatgtggcggaAACGGGCTTCTGTGGTGTTTTCCTGTCCAGAGCGATCCAGAGTTTAGGTGGTGCACCAGTAATAACGGTCAgtgtggaaacacagtgctTCGTGTGAATTTAAATGGAGTAAACGAAGCATGTATAAACATTCGCCTCGATGCATTTTTTAACATGCATTAACAATCACTATGACGACGAATTCATGCATCGAGTATTAAAACATTTGTCAAACTATATTTAGACGTGGAACAACACCACCAAACAGATGAACACACAAATATTAGAGTCTCAAAGgcttggacaaaagtttgtggacacctgaccattttttttgaacatctcattccacattccaTTTGCTACTATAATAAAggtccactcttctgagatgatgttccactaggttttgtggagattaCTAACGCAGTCGTGGTTAAattaatgtcaggtactgatgtaggtgatggtgaggaaacctggggtgcagtcagcgttcacatttatcccatagggtttggagctctatagcaagagatcttccactaaatccaacccatgtagagcagatccttcatggagatggctttgggtctcctagttcatgtgaagggaacattcacatccaaagacatcagtttgaggaagaaccacatatgactgttTTCGGTTCTACAGAAGCCACGATTCATGTTAAGAAAACTTCATTCGTTTATCAGCTTCCAGTGTATTTATAACGTATCCAGAGCTGTAAGAAAGATTCGCCCTGTTACCATGGTGACCTgcttgtctctctgtttctcttaaACAGTTATCTACAGCACCAAACTATATCGATTTTTCAAATACATCGAGAACCGGGACGTTGCCAAGTCGGTTTTAAAGGAGAGAGGACTGAAGAAAATCCGATTAGGGATAGAAGGTAAGAGTTCGGGTTACGGGGTGAAGGAAAAGCGGTGTGTCTGCTGTTCAGAGTTAATTCACTTATCAGGGTTTTACTGAAACCAAATCCTCAACATCAAATACCTCCTTCTTCTTTACCCTCATGGTGAACGTGTCAAAGTGTAGACATGAGAtctgtgtgtttctgatcaGCTTTTCTCatcatctctcttcacctgTCCCGCTATCACTCCCCCTCtatcacttcttcttcttcttctatctcttcctctcttctttttctcctcctatACCTCTTTCTCGacactctttctctcaggtTATCCCACCTACAAGGAGAAAGTGAAGAAGCGTCCCGGTGGTCGTCCCGAGGTCATCTACAACTATGTGCAGCGGCCGTTCATCCGCATGTCCTGGGAGAAAGAGGAGGGAAAGAGCCGTCACGTGGACTTCCAGTGCGTGAAGAGCAAATCCATCAGTAACCTGGCAGCGGCGGCGGCGGACACGCCTCACGACCAGCTGGTGGCGCTACACGCCGGACCTCAGGTGGACGAACTGGACATCCTCCCAAACCACCAACACCACCCTGATCCGGACGCTCCTCCTCCGGCTGTATGAGATTTTTATATACGCAAGGATCATCTGGACACGCTggctgcatacacacacacacacacacacacacacacacacacacacaggcagccaAACCCACGATGCCTTTCTGAGCCCCTTCCTGCCTTAAGAGACCTGTGTGGCGGATCAACGAGGGTCTATCAGGAGGGAATACCACTGACTTTTGATCTACTGATGATGCAGTATGTGGACTGCACGTATCCAAATCCTCACCCGAGTTTAAGACCCCTGACACACCAGCCCTCCAACACAACTCCTGCAAACACACGACTCTGCCAATCAGAACCTCATTAGCGAGGTTATCCACGGTGCTTCCCGCGCTCACGTTCTGACCCGGAACCCGGAAAAAAAGTgttctataatataatgtaatacgGGAAACTTCTAAAACGCTTAAAGTGGCTTAATGCGATGacggctttttaaaaaaaaaaactagtaaaACCAAGACAAGCAGTTTGgttaaatttgtattaaaacgGAGTCTGATCGCGTCAGGCCAGGTTAAGCGTTTTCCTTAAACGTTCGCTTTGGGAGGAAAACGATTAACGCGCAATTAAACACGTTACACGTTCGTATTAACGTGTTTGCTGAGTTTGGAACGTCCCCCTGTAATAACGTAGATAAGAGAGACGGCTAGttattgcaaaaacaaaaaagaggaaaactCGAGAAGACTCAGGTCTCCTAAAACTACCCCCCAACCACCGAGTTCTGCACGTGACGTCAAAGCGACGTGACCGCTTGCGTAAACGAAAGTAGCACTACTTTGCCTTAGTACGATATGATTTAACCTACGTGAGAGTTTAGTG
It contains:
- the btbd10a gene encoding BTB/POZ domain-containing protein 10a isoform X3, with protein sequence MAARAIAYDSNSSDTENCEQRSSSRPRRVFRHSSSSSRLRGSHLHSEVARMSVHGAEHCRERRRSGDRSRDSSHERAEGQLTPCIRNVTSPTRQQLSEREREAGSWLRSASPRPQKVSGSFCTDSHSKPHGSDMIYVYENVKEGSRSVRTSERVTLIVDNTHFVVDPAVFTAQPNTMLGRMFGAGREYNFTRPNEKGEYEVAEGISSTVFRAILDYYKSGIIRCPDGISIPELREACDYLCISFDYSTIKCRDLSALMHELSNDGARRQFESYLEEMVLPLMVASAQSGERECHVVVLTDDDVVDWDEEYPPQMGEEYSQIIYSTKLYRFFKYIENRDVAKSVLKERGLKKIRLGIEGYPTYKEKVKKRPGGRPEVIYNYVQRPFIRMSWEKEEGKSRHVDFQCVKSKSISNLAAAAADTPHDQLVALHAGPQVDELDILPNHQHHPDPDAPPPAV
- the btbd10a gene encoding BTB/POZ domain-containing protein 10a isoform X4, whose protein sequence is MAARAIAYDSNSSDTENCEQRSSSRPRRVFRHSSSSRLRGSHLHSEVARMSVHGAEHCRERRRSGDRSRDSSHERAEGQLTPCIRNVTSPTRQQLSEREREAGSWLRSASPRPQKVSGSFCTDSHSKPHGSDMIYVYENVKEGSRSVRTSERVTLIVDNTHFVVDPAVFTAQPNTMLGRMFGAGREYNFTRPNEKGEYEVAEGISSTVFRAILDYYKSGIIRCPDGISIPELREACDYLCISFDYSTIKCRDLSALMHELSNDGARRQFESYLEEMVLPLMVASAQSGERECHVVVLTDDDVVDWDEEYPPQMGEEYSQIIYSTKLYRFFKYIENRDVAKSVLKERGLKKIRLGIEGYPTYKEKVKKRPGGRPEVIYNYVQRPFIRMSWEKEEGKSRHVDFQCVKSKSISNLAAAAADTPHDQLVALHAGPQVDELDILPNHQHHPDPDAPPPAV
- the btbd10a gene encoding BTB/POZ domain-containing protein 10a isoform X2, giving the protein MPEDAESCRKPACGEGAHVLLCACIPHITHILPRCFVFTETRETQRRSSRLRGSHLHSEVARMSVHGAEHCRERRRSGDRSRDSSHERAEGQLTPCIRNVTSPTRQQLSEREREAGSWLRSASPRPQKVSGSFCTDSHSKPHGSDMIYVYENVKEGSRSVRTSERVTLIVDNTHFVVDPAVFTAQPNTMLGRMFGAGREYNFTRPNEKGEYEVAEGISSTVFRAILDYYKSGIIRCPDGISIPELREACDYLCISFDYSTIKCRDLSALMHELSNDGARRQFESYLEEMVLPLMVASAQSGERECHVVVLTDDDVVDWDEEYPPQMGEEYSQIIYSTKLYRFFKYIENRDVAKSVLKERGLKKIRLGIEGYPTYKEKVKKRPGGRPEVIYNYVQRPFIRMSWEKEEGKSRHVDFQCVKSKSISNLAAAAADTPHDQLVALHAGPQVDELDILPNHQHHPDPDAPPPAV
- the btbd10a gene encoding BTB/POZ domain-containing protein 10a isoform X1, yielding MPEDAESCRKPACGEGAHVLLCACIPHITHILPRCFVFTETRETQRRSSSRLRGSHLHSEVARMSVHGAEHCRERRRSGDRSRDSSHERAEGQLTPCIRNVTSPTRQQLSEREREAGSWLRSASPRPQKVSGSFCTDSHSKPHGSDMIYVYENVKEGSRSVRTSERVTLIVDNTHFVVDPAVFTAQPNTMLGRMFGAGREYNFTRPNEKGEYEVAEGISSTVFRAILDYYKSGIIRCPDGISIPELREACDYLCISFDYSTIKCRDLSALMHELSNDGARRQFESYLEEMVLPLMVASAQSGERECHVVVLTDDDVVDWDEEYPPQMGEEYSQIIYSTKLYRFFKYIENRDVAKSVLKERGLKKIRLGIEGYPTYKEKVKKRPGGRPEVIYNYVQRPFIRMSWEKEEGKSRHVDFQCVKSKSISNLAAAAADTPHDQLVALHAGPQVDELDILPNHQHHPDPDAPPPAV